Proteins from a genomic interval of Buchnera aphidicola (Greenidea ficicola):
- a CDS encoding aminodeoxychorismate/anthranilate synthase component II, whose amino-acid sequence MANILLIDNFDSFTYNLVEQLRNYNHNVFIYRNNISLNIIIKKLTNMFCPILMFSPGPGIPSKAGCMPKLLSLFKGKIPMIGICLGHQAIVEMYGGKIIFAKKIIHGKTSFITHDNKEMFKNIKNPISVGRYHSFITKKIPSSLIINAITSKKIVMSVRNNLDRICGFQFHPESILTTEGEKLLNKTIKWAIKY is encoded by the coding sequence ATGGCAAATATATTACTTATAGATAATTTTGATTCTTTTACATATAATCTTGTTGAACAATTAAGAAATTATAATCATAATGTTTTTATTTATAGAAATAATATATCTTTAAATATAATTATTAAAAAATTAACTAATATGTTTTGTCCAATTTTAATGTTTTCTCCAGGACCTGGAATACCTAGTAAAGCTGGTTGTATGCCAAAATTATTATCATTATTTAAAGGAAAAATTCCAATGATTGGAATATGCTTAGGTCATCAAGCAATTGTAGAAATGTATGGAGGAAAAATTATTTTTGCAAAAAAAATTATACATGGAAAAACATCATTTATTACACATGATAATAAAGAAATGTTTAAAAATATTAAAAATCCAATTTCTGTAGGAAGATATCATTCATTCATTACTAAAAAAATACCTTCTTCATTAATAATTAATGCAATAACTTCTAAAAAAATAGTTATGTCTGTAAGAAATAATTTAGATAGAATATGTGGTTTTCAATTTCATCCTGAATCTATATTAACTACAGAAGGTGAAAAATTATTAAATAAAACAATAAAATGGGCTATAAAATATTAA